In one window of Candidatus Abyssobacteria bacterium SURF_5 DNA:
- a CDS encoding efflux RND transporter permease subunit, which yields MIEWSLKNRFMVILATLFVIAAGIYSITTIPLDAIPDLSDVQVIIYTEYPGQAPRVVEDQITYPITTQMLAVPYAKVVRGYSFFGFSFVYVIFEDGTDMYWARSRVLEYLNYVSGRLPKGVTPSLGPDATGVGWAFMYALTSDQRDLSQLRSIQDWYLKYELTSVEGVSEVASIGGFTKQYQVTVDPVKLLAYNLPLSKIKNAIQRSNNDVGGRVIEMSEKEFMVRGLGYIQNVDDLKKVVVDVDMNGTPVLVQDVANVGIGPDIRRGIAEWNGEGETVGGIVIIRYGANALDVIKNVKEKLASLKEGLPPDVEIHVAYDRSDLIERAIHNLREKLTEEMIIVAIVCGIFLFHLRSSLVAIFTLPVAILISFIIMRQQGINSNIMSLGGIAIAIGAMVDAAIVMIENAHKHIERDGGEKPHWDIIRDASVEVGPTLFYSLLVITLSFLPIFALQAQEGRLFKPLAFTKTYAMGASSLLAITLVPVLMGYWIRGKIHPEERHPVSRFLIWLYSPLLHFVLKYRKLVLFAAIAIMALTIIPYKLIGREFMPPLYEGDLLYMPTTLPSISTTKAREILQQTDKIIKQFPEVENVFGKIGRADTATDPAPLSMIETTITLKPESEWRPGMNPEKLISELDAAIQFPGVTNAWTMPIKTRIDMLSTGIKTPVGIKIGGPDLRTLEEVGREVEAVVRQVPGTLSAYSERVFGGNYLNFKINRDEISRYGLTVGDVQDVLQSAVGGMNISTTIEGLERYPINLRYSRELRDDVESLKRVLVPTPMGQQIPLAQLADIYFEKAAPSIKTENSRPNAWIYVDIKDIDVGTYVDMARRAVAEKVEIPAGYTITWSGQYEYMQRAQQRLMVVVPMTILIIFVVLYLNTKSVTKTIIVFLAVPFSLVGAIWLIYILGFNFSIAVWVGILALAGLDAETGVVMLLYLDLAQAKWTGEKRMNTTGDLKEAIYHGAVKRIRPKMMTVTTTIVGLLPIMWGTGSGSDVMKRIAAPMVGGLVTSLLLELTIYPIIYYIWKSRSLKKGDPTTW from the coding sequence ATAATAGAGTGGTCGCTGAAAAATAGATTCATGGTCATCCTGGCGACGCTGTTCGTCATTGCCGCGGGGATCTATTCCATCACCACAATCCCCCTCGATGCAATACCCGATCTCAGCGACGTGCAGGTAATCATCTATACGGAGTATCCGGGCCAGGCGCCGCGCGTGGTCGAGGACCAGATAACTTACCCGATCACGACGCAGATGCTCGCGGTGCCGTACGCCAAGGTGGTGCGCGGATATTCTTTCTTTGGATTCTCCTTTGTGTATGTCATCTTCGAAGACGGCACCGACATGTACTGGGCGCGCAGCCGGGTGCTCGAGTACCTGAATTACGTTTCCGGCAGATTGCCCAAAGGCGTCACGCCTTCCCTCGGGCCCGACGCTACAGGCGTCGGCTGGGCCTTCATGTACGCGCTCACTTCGGACCAGCGCGATCTCAGCCAACTGCGCTCCATCCAGGACTGGTATCTCAAGTATGAGCTGACAAGCGTCGAAGGCGTGTCCGAAGTCGCCAGCATCGGCGGATTCACAAAGCAATATCAGGTGACGGTTGACCCGGTGAAGCTGCTTGCCTACAATCTTCCGCTCAGCAAAATAAAAAACGCGATCCAGCGCAGCAACAACGATGTCGGCGGCCGTGTTATAGAAATGTCCGAGAAGGAATTCATGGTGCGCGGGCTCGGCTATATTCAGAACGTGGATGATCTGAAGAAGGTAGTTGTAGACGTCGACATGAATGGGACGCCTGTTCTGGTTCAGGATGTAGCGAACGTGGGGATCGGCCCCGACATCCGGCGCGGCATCGCCGAATGGAATGGTGAAGGCGAAACGGTCGGGGGCATAGTTATCATCAGATACGGCGCCAACGCGCTCGACGTGATTAAAAACGTGAAGGAGAAGCTGGCCAGCCTGAAGGAAGGTCTTCCGCCCGATGTGGAGATACATGTCGCATATGATCGCTCCGACCTGATCGAGCGGGCGATTCACAATCTGCGCGAGAAACTGACCGAGGAAATGATCATCGTCGCCATTGTCTGCGGCATTTTCCTCTTCCATCTGCGCAGCTCGCTCGTCGCCATCTTCACCCTGCCGGTGGCCATACTCATCTCGTTCATCATCATGAGGCAGCAAGGCATCAATTCGAACATCATGTCCCTCGGCGGTATCGCTATTGCCATTGGGGCGATGGTTGACGCCGCCATCGTCATGATAGAAAACGCCCACAAGCACATCGAAAGAGACGGCGGCGAAAAACCGCACTGGGACATCATCCGGGACGCTTCCGTCGAAGTCGGTCCCACGCTCTTCTATTCGCTCCTCGTGATCACGCTCTCCTTCCTGCCGATCTTCGCCCTCCAGGCGCAGGAGGGGCGGCTGTTCAAACCGCTGGCATTCACCAAGACATACGCAATGGGAGCCTCCTCGTTGTTGGCGATCACCCTCGTGCCGGTGCTCATGGGTTACTGGATTCGGGGAAAAATTCACCCGGAGGAGCGCCATCCGGTCAGTCGATTCCTGATCTGGCTGTACTCGCCGCTGCTGCACTTCGTGCTGAAGTACCGCAAATTGGTTCTCTTCGCGGCTATCGCCATCATGGCACTGACCATTATTCCTTACAAGCTCATCGGGCGCGAGTTCATGCCGCCGCTCTACGAAGGCGACCTGCTCTACATGCCGACAACTCTCCCCAGCATCTCCACAACGAAAGCGCGAGAGATACTCCAGCAGACCGACAAGATCATCAAGCAGTTTCCCGAGGTCGAAAACGTTTTCGGGAAGATCGGGAGGGCCGATACAGCAACCGACCCGGCGCCCTTGAGCATGATCGAAACCACCATCACGCTGAAGCCCGAGAGCGAATGGCGGCCGGGTATGAACCCCGAAAAGCTGATCAGCGAACTCGACGCTGCAATCCAGTTTCCGGGCGTCACCAATGCGTGGACCATGCCGATCAAGACCAGAATCGACATGCTCAGCACCGGCATCAAGACCCCTGTGGGCATTAAAATAGGCGGGCCCGACCTGCGCACGCTCGAGGAGGTGGGCCGCGAAGTCGAGGCAGTGGTGCGGCAGGTTCCCGGAACACTGAGCGCCTATTCTGAGCGCGTGTTCGGAGGAAATTACCTCAACTTTAAGATCAATCGAGATGAAATCTCGCGCTACGGCCTGACAGTCGGCGACGTGCAGGATGTCCTGCAGTCAGCCGTAGGGGGAATGAACATCAGCACCACCATCGAGGGCCTGGAGCGGTACCCGATCAACCTGCGCTACAGTCGCGAGCTTCGCGACGACGTAGAATCGTTGAAGCGGGTTCTCGTGCCGACCCCGATGGGCCAACAGATTCCTTTGGCTCAGTTGGCGGATATTTATTTCGAAAAAGCCGCGCCCTCAATCAAAACCGAAAACTCGCGGCCGAATGCCTGGATCTACGTCGATATCAAAGACATCGACGTCGGAACCTATGTGGATATGGCCCGCAGGGCCGTCGCCGAGAAGGTGGAGATCCCGGCAGGCTACACCATCACCTGGAGCGGCCAGTACGAATACATGCAGCGGGCTCAACAGCGCCTGATGGTCGTTGTTCCGATGACGATTCTGATCATTTTTGTGGTTCTGTATTTGAATACAAAATCCGTCACCAAAACGATCATTGTCTTCCTGGCGGTTCCGTTCTCACTCGTAGGCGCCATCTGGCTCATCTATATCCTCGGCTTCAATTTCAGCATCGCCGTGTGGGTGGGAATTCTCGCGCTCGCCGGCCTGGACGCCGAGACGGGGGTTGTGATGTTGCTCTACCTCGACTTGGCCCAAGCCAAGTGGACCGGCGAAAAACGCATGAATACAACCGGCGACCTGAAGGAGGCCATCTACCACGGCGCCGTCAAACGGATTCGACCAAAGATGATGACAGTAACTACCACAATCGTAGGACTTTTGCCGATCATGTGGGGAACAGGAAGCGGTTCGGATG